A single Glycine soja cultivar W05 chromosome 14, ASM419377v2, whole genome shotgun sequence DNA region contains:
- the LOC114383095 gene encoding histidine kinase 5-like has translation MVCEMESDCIEDMDIEVLSSMWPEDIGTDVGKQFNIEKPGRDQDMLEEVTIIEEPTIADFQRLMELTNYTDKGSSQLAYLMKHWEYKQANAVRLLREELDNLSKQRKEVELRKLEILKDTRFEEENYGGDKRPVSILDEVYYTWQDVPVPLRKSNIVVQTKRIEIDAEYDTVVYWKQRALQLERQLEASVQREQILMDKLEESVKNLERQSSPVEELSQILKRADNFLHFILQNAPVVIGHQDKELRYRFIYNHFPSLQEEDIIGKTDVEIFTGSGVKESQDFKREVMEKGLPAKKEITFETELFGSKTFLIYVEPVFSKAGETIGVNYMGMEITDQVRKRERMAKLREEIAVQKAKETELNKTIHITEETMRAKQMLATMSHEIRSPLSGVVSMAEILSTTKLDREQRQLLNVMISSGDLVLQLINDILDLSKVESGVMKLEATKFRPREVVKHVLQTAAASLQKMLTLEGNVADDMPIEVIGDVLRIRQILTNLVSNAVKFTHEGKVGINLYVVPEPPFAKAEGHQKMITEQSTNSANGVKEEKRASTPRSSSDQNCLDGQKHNDHPSQNHAFNDECRSSVKSECSMNGDTEEQTHSTETVWIRCDVYDTGIGIPEKAIPTLFRRYMQVSADHARKYGGTGLGLAICKQLVELMGGRLTVTSKEHVGSTFTFILPYKVSTACDDSDDPDELSDVDDNDDDTTEGFFQFQPRTLGSLFTSNGPTRPQNILPGFRSSHKFNGISENSYSFLTTNTRSKGISSTEDASSVIVDAPEMSESTSSSSHSPETKQESVINTNNENQDKAHARLQNGSVDSSQHKEVMVMTLGTMPNEPQQTCQLVNTDITSQRVISSNNNTLSEVTKSSLGPKILLVEDNKINVMVTQSMMKRLGYSMDVVNNGVEAVRAVQHHTYDIILMDVYMPVMNGLQTTKLIRSYEDTGNWEAARKAGIEQCLPASNECSVPPKNRIHIIAMTANTMSESAEECYANGMDSFVSKPVTFQKLKDCLEQYLR, from the exons ATGGTTTGCGAGATGGAGAGTGACTGTATTGAGGACATGGACattgaagtcctctcttcaatGTGGCCTGAAGATATTGGCACTGAtgttggaaaacagttcaataTAGAAAAGCCTGGAAGAGACCAGGATATGTTGGAGGAAGTCACAATCATAGAGGAGCCAACTATAGCTGATTTCCAGCGTCTCATGGAGCTTACAAATTACACAGATAAAGGGTCTTCTCAGCTGGCATACCTCATGAAACACTGGGAGTATAAGCAGGCTAACGCGGTTCGGCTTCTCAGAGAGGAACTTGACAACCTTAGCAAACAAAGGAAGGAAGTTGAGCTCAGGAAGTTGGAGATACTCAAAGACACTCGGTTCGAGGAAGAGAATTATGGCGGTGACAAGCGCCCAGTTTCTATATTGGATGAGGTGTACTATACATGGCAAGATGTGCCCGTGCCATTAAGGAAAAGTAATATAGTTGTGCAAACCAAGAGGATTGAAATTGATGCTGAGTATGATACTGTTGTGTATTGGAAACAACGGGCGCTGCAGTTGGAAAGACAGTTGGAGGCAAGTGTGCAGAGGGAGCAGATACTAATGGACAAGTTGGAAGAAAGTGTAAAGAATCTTGAAAGGCAGTCTTCACCTGTGGAAGAACTATCTCAGATTCTGAAGAGAGCAGATAATTTCTTACATTTTATTCTCCAAAATGCACCTGTTGTTATTGGCCATCAG GACAAAGAGTTGCGCTATCGCTTTATCTACAATCATTTTCCGAGTTTACAAGAGGAG gacATCATAGGAAAAACAGATGTTGAAATTTTCACAGGATCCGGTGTTAAGGAATCTCAGGATTTCAAGAGGGAAGTAATGGAAAAAGGGTTGCCTGCAAAAAAGGAAATTACTTTTGAGACAGAATTATTTGGGTCAAAGACATTCTTGATATATGTAGAACCTGTCTTTAGCAAAGCAGGAGAGACAATTGGAGTAAACTACATGGGAATGGAAATAACAGATCAG gtaagaaaaagagaaagaatggCAAAGCTCAGGGAAGAGATTGCAGTCCAGAAAGCAAAGGAAACAGAACTTAATAAAACCATTCACATTACAG AGGAGACTATGAGAGCAAAACAAATGCTGGCAACAATGTCTCATGAGATAAGATCTCCTCTGTCTGGAGTTGTTAGCATGGCTGAAATTCTTTCCACCACGAAACTTGATCGGGAGCAAAGGCAGCTCTTGAATGTCATGATATCTTCAGGAGATTTGGTTCTTCAGCTTATAAATGACATTCTTGATCTTTCCAAGGTTGAGTCAG GAGTTATGAAATTGGAAGCTACAAAATTCCGGCCAAGAGAGGTAGTAAAGCATGTACTCCAGACAGCTGCAGCTTCATTGCAGAAAATGTTAACCTTAGAAGGAAATGTGGCAGATGATATGCCTATTGAG GTCATTGGAGATGTTTTAAGGATTCGGCAGATTCTCACAAATTTAGTCAG CAATGCGGTAAAGTTTACACATGAAGGCAAAGTTGGAATAAACCTTTATGTCGTTCCAGAACCACCTTTTGCCAAAGCAGAAGGCCATCAAAAGATGATCACAGAACAGTCAACAAATTCAGCAAATGGGGTGAAGGAAGAGAAACGTGCATCAACGCCGCGAAGCAGCAGCGATCAAAATTGTCTTGATGGTCAGAAACACAATGACCATCCTAGccaaaatcatgcattcaatgatGAATGTAGATCTTCAGTTAAAAGTGAATGCTCAATGAATGGAGATACTGAGGAGCAAACGCATTCAACTGAAACTGTGTGGATACGTTGTGATGTATATGACACAGGAATCGGAATACCTG AAAAGGCTATACCTACTTTATTTAGAAGGTACATGCAAGTAAGTGCTGATCATGCTCGAAAGTATGGTGGCACAGGGCTGGGACTAGCAATATGCAAACAGCTG GTTGAGTTAATGGGGGGTCGCCTAACAGTGACTAGCAAAGAACATGTTGGTTCTACCTTCACATTCATACTTCCTTACAAGGTTTCAACAGCTTGTGATGATTCTGATGACCCAGATGAGCTCTCAGATGtggatgataatgatgatgacaCAACAGAGGGGTTCTTCCAATTCCAACCACGCACTTTGGGCTCTCTCTTCACTTCTAATGGACCTACCAGGCCCCAAAATATACTACCAGGTTTCAGAAGCTCACACAAGTTCAATGGCATTTCAGAAAATTCTTACTCATTCCTCACTACCAACACAAGATCAAAAGGGATTAGTTCAACTGAGGATGCATCTTCAGTCATTGTTGATGCTCCAGAGATGTCTGAATCAACAAGTTCATCAAGTCACAGCCCAGAAACAAAGCAAGAAAGTGTAATTAACACAAACAATGAGAATCAAGATAAGGCACATGCTCGGTTACAGAATGGTAGTGTAGACTCTTCTCAACATAAGGAGGTAATGGTAATGACTCTTGGAACAATGCCAAATGAACCTCAACAAACATGTCAACTAGTGAACACAGACATAACCTCCCAACGTGTTATTAGTAGTAATAATAACACATTATCAGAAGTAACCAAATCCTCATTAGGGCCTAAGATTCTTCTTGTTGAAGATAACAAAATCAATGTCATGGTGACACAGTCAATGATGAAGAGGTTAGGCTATAGCATGGATGTTGTGAATAATGGAGTGGAAGCCGTACGTGCAGTTCAGCACCATACTTATGATATCATATTGATG GATGTTTACATGCCAGTTATGAAtggtcttcaaacaacaaaaCTGATTCGGTCTTATGAGGACACGGGCAATTGGGAAGCTGCAAGAAAAGCTGGGATAGAACAATGTTTACCAGCTTCAAATGAATGTTCTGTACCACCTAAAAACCGGATCCACATCATTGCG ATGACAGCAAACACAATGTCAGAGAGTGCTGAGGAATGTTATGCAAATGGTATGGACTCGTTTGTGTCAAAACCTGTGACATTCCAAAAATTGAAAGATTGTCTAGAACAGTACCTGAGGTGA